The following are encoded together in the Paenibacillus sp. genome:
- the purE gene encoding 5-(carboxyamino)imidazole ribonucleotide mutase, translated as MGSKSDWETMKLACETLEALGVPYEKRVVSAHRTPDLMFEYAEQARERGIKVIIAGAGGAAHLPGMIAAKTELPVIGVPVKSAALNGLDSLLSIVQMPAGVPVATVAIGAAGATNAGLLAAQIVGAFDPEVAARLKERRANTRAEVEAIGDNLP; from the coding sequence ATGGGCAGCAAATCGGATTGGGAAACGATGAAGCTGGCTTGCGAGACGCTCGAAGCGCTCGGCGTGCCGTACGAGAAACGGGTCGTTTCGGCGCATCGGACGCCCGATCTCATGTTCGAATACGCGGAGCAGGCCCGGGAGCGGGGCATCAAGGTCATTATCGCGGGTGCGGGCGGCGCCGCTCATTTGCCCGGCATGATCGCGGCGAAGACGGAGCTGCCGGTCATCGGCGTGCCGGTGAAGTCCGCGGCGCTGAACGGACTGGATTCGCTGCTGTCGATCGTGCAGATGCCGGCCGGCGTTCCGGTGGCGACGGTCGCGATCGGCGCGGCGGGCGCGACGAACGCGGGGCTGCTCGCGGCGCAGATCGTAGGCGCCTTCGACCCCGAGGTGGCGGCAAGGCTGAAGGAACGCCGCGCGAACACGCGCGCGGAAGTAGAAGCAATCGGCGATAACCTACCGTAA
- a CDS encoding ABC transporter ATP-binding protein — MKPYVIQCRGAVVRPARSVNETILRVDDFRVSAGEQVAVMGPSGSGKSTLLNVVAGMTRPAEGQVTVLGVDLYALPESSRDRFRGERIGYVFQNFHLFPYMSAMDNVLVQHAVHPRWSESEAKARAAELLRRVGLGHRAALKSSLLSRGEQQRVAIARALLHEPSLVLADEPTGNLDVATAGAVMDMLCGLCRERGAALVAVTHDELVAARFERKERMSELNQIYKEALSPKEASA, encoded by the coding sequence ATGAAGCCATACGTCATCCAGTGCCGCGGCGCGGTCGTGCGCCCGGCGCGCTCCGTCAACGAAACCATCCTCCGCGTCGACGATTTCCGCGTTTCCGCAGGGGAGCAAGTGGCCGTCATGGGACCCAGCGGCTCCGGCAAGTCGACGCTGCTGAACGTCGTCGCCGGGATGACCCGCCCCGCCGAGGGGCAGGTCACCGTCCTCGGCGTAGACCTGTACGCCCTCCCGGAAAGTTCGCGCGACCGGTTTCGCGGCGAGCGCATCGGCTACGTCTTTCAGAACTTCCACCTCTTCCCCTACATGAGCGCGATGGACAACGTGCTGGTGCAGCACGCCGTGCACCCCCGATGGAGCGAATCCGAGGCCAAAGCGCGCGCCGCGGAGCTGCTTCGGCGCGTCGGCCTCGGCCATCGAGCGGCGCTCAAGAGCTCGCTTCTGTCGCGAGGCGAGCAGCAGCGCGTCGCGATCGCGCGGGCGCTGCTCCACGAGCCCAGCCTCGTGCTGGCGGACGAGCCCACAGGCAATCTGGATGTCGCGACCGCCGGCGCCGTCATGGACATGCTGTGCGGATTATGCCGCGAACGCGGCGCGGCGCTCGTCGCCGTCACCCACGACGAGCTCGTCGCCGCCCGCTTCGAACGGAAGGAGCGGATGTCCGAGCTGAATCAAATTTACAAAGAAGCTCTGTCTCCGAAGGAGGCTTCCGCATGA
- the purS gene encoding phosphoribosylformylglycinamidine synthase subunit PurS, giving the protein MKATVFVTVKENVLDPQGKAVQGALHSMGFDEVGEVRIGKYMELNLDTNDAKVAEERVREMCEKLLANTVIEDYRFELKGE; this is encoded by the coding sequence ATGAAAGCGACGGTATTCGTAACGGTGAAGGAAAACGTGCTCGACCCCCAAGGCAAGGCGGTGCAAGGCGCGCTGCATTCGATGGGCTTCGACGAAGTCGGCGAGGTGCGCATCGGCAAGTACATGGAACTGAACCTGGACACGAACGACGCGAAGGTCGCCGAAGAGCGCGTGCGCGAGATGTGCGAAAAGCTGCTCGCCAATACGGTCATCGAGGACTATCGCTTCGAACTGAAAGGGGAATAA
- a CDS encoding phosphoribosylaminoimidazolesuccinocarboxamide synthase has translation MSSLPEAISTAAPYVGAPLVYKGKVRELYDLGEHFLIVVTDRISAFDYILKPAVPDKGNVLNRLSVHWFEETKGIVANHLVHADVDKLGGYVTDKEKLRDRVMVTKKARRIDIECVVRGYLTGGGWRQFQKTGAVNGIELAPGTRKNAQLPEPIFTPAAKNDVGHDVDISFDEMKRQVGDELSEKLRDVSIELYRYAHERLRARGIILADCKFEFGLLDGELILIDELFTPDSSRFWAEENYALDIEIDSMDKEPVRTYLANSDWDQNSEPDPLPLEVVEETTKRYREIYRRITGVTRG, from the coding sequence GTGAGCAGCCTGCCCGAAGCGATCTCCACCGCCGCTCCGTACGTCGGAGCCCCGCTCGTTTACAAAGGCAAAGTGCGCGAGCTGTACGACCTCGGGGAGCATTTCCTCATCGTTGTCACCGACCGCATTTCCGCTTTCGACTATATCTTAAAACCGGCCGTGCCGGACAAAGGCAACGTCCTGAACCGGCTGAGCGTGCATTGGTTCGAGGAAACGAAAGGCATCGTCGCGAACCATCTCGTCCACGCGGACGTCGATAAACTCGGCGGCTACGTGACGGATAAAGAAAAGCTGCGCGACCGCGTCATGGTGACGAAGAAGGCGCGCCGCATCGACATCGAATGCGTCGTGCGCGGCTATCTCACCGGCGGCGGCTGGCGGCAGTTCCAGAAGACGGGCGCCGTCAACGGCATCGAGCTCGCGCCGGGCACGCGCAAGAACGCGCAGCTGCCGGAGCCGATCTTCACGCCGGCGGCGAAGAACGACGTCGGCCATGACGTGGACATTTCGTTCGACGAAATGAAGCGCCAGGTCGGCGACGAGCTGTCCGAGAAGCTGCGCGACGTCAGCATCGAGCTGTACCGCTATGCGCACGAACGGCTGCGCGCAAGAGGCATCATTCTCGCCGATTGCAAGTTCGAGTTCGGGCTGCTGGACGGCGAGCTCATCTTAATCGACGAGCTGTTCACGCCGGATTCGTCGCGGTTTTGGGCGGAAGAGAACTACGCGCTCGACATCGAGATCGACTCGATGGACAAGGAGCCGGTCCGCACGTACCTCGCGAATTCCGATTGGGATCAGAACAGCGAGCCGGACCCGCTGCCGCTTGAAGTCGTCGAGGAAACGACGAAGCGTTATCGCGAAATTTATCGCCGCATTACGGGCGTAACCCGAGGATAA
- the purK gene encoding 5-(carboxyamino)imidazole ribonucleotide synthase, with translation MKRVLPGATIGVLGGGQLGRMLALKGREMGYRFVTLDPTPDSPCGQVSDRQVTAAYADERAARELASLADVITYEFENVNAGVAAVLERESYVPQGSELLRTTQHRLREKRAIEAAGVRVAPYRAIESTADLREAIQEFGLPCVLKTATGGYDGKGQFVIRRAEQAAEAFTALGGGAVELVLEQFVDFERELSVIAARGLDGEVRTFPPAWNVHVNSILHTSTAADGLIPDDVAGRARRMAADIANSLNVVGLIAVEMFLKADGTLFVNELAPRPHNSGHYTMDACSVSQFELHLRAVCGLPLPEPRLLTPVVMVNLLGEHIEPTLRWLEGEGERSLPEGVTAKVHLYGKAEAKRGRKMGHINLLTDDPAKALQWIETCGIWT, from the coding sequence ATGAAGAGAGTGTTGCCCGGCGCGACGATCGGCGTGCTCGGGGGCGGCCAGCTCGGCCGCATGTTGGCGCTGAAAGGGCGCGAAATGGGATATCGGTTCGTCACGCTCGATCCGACGCCGGATTCGCCTTGCGGACAAGTATCGGACCGCCAGGTGACGGCCGCGTACGCGGACGAGCGCGCGGCGCGGGAGCTCGCGTCGCTCGCCGACGTGATCACGTACGAGTTCGAGAACGTGAACGCGGGCGTGGCGGCGGTGCTGGAGCGGGAGTCGTACGTGCCGCAGGGCAGCGAGCTGCTGCGGACGACGCAGCATCGGCTGCGCGAGAAGCGCGCCATTGAAGCGGCGGGCGTCCGGGTGGCGCCGTACCGCGCCATCGAGTCGACCGCGGATTTGCGCGAGGCGATCCAGGAATTTGGCCTGCCGTGCGTGCTGAAAACCGCGACAGGCGGCTATGACGGGAAGGGCCAATTCGTCATCAGGCGCGCCGAGCAGGCCGCGGAGGCGTTCACGGCGCTCGGCGGCGGCGCGGTCGAGCTCGTGCTCGAGCAGTTCGTCGATTTCGAACGGGAGCTGTCCGTCATCGCCGCGCGCGGGTTGGACGGCGAGGTGCGGACGTTCCCGCCGGCTTGGAACGTGCACGTGAACAGCATTCTGCACACGTCGACGGCGGCGGACGGGCTCATCCCGGACGACGTCGCGGGGCGCGCCCGCCGGATGGCGGCGGATATCGCGAATTCGCTGAACGTCGTCGGGCTGATTGCCGTCGAGATGTTCCTGAAGGCGGACGGCACGTTGTTCGTGAACGAGCTCGCGCCGCGGCCGCACAATTCGGGCCACTACACGATGGACGCCTGCAGCGTGTCGCAGTTCGAGCTGCATCTGCGGGCGGTATGCGGCTTGCCGCTACCGGAGCCGCGCCTCCTGACGCCGGTCGTGATGGTTAACTTGCTCGGCGAGCATATCGAACCGACGCTGCGGTGGCTCGAGGGCGAAGGCGAGCGGAGCCTGCCGGAAGGCGTGACCGCGAAGGTGCATTTGTACGGCAAGGCGGAGGCGAAGCGCGGCCGGAAGATGGGCCACATCAATTTGCTGACGGACGACCCGGCGAAGGCGCTGCAGTGGATCGAAACATGCGGCATTTGGACGTAG
- the purB gene encoding adenylosuccinate lyase, translating to MLERYSRPEMAAIWTEQNKFQAWLEVELAACEAWSELGVIPKEDVEALRANASFNIDRIYEIEQETRHDVIAFTRAVSETVGPERKWVHYGLTSTDVVDTALGYLLKQANGILEADIIRFIDILKEQAVRYKDTAMMGRTHGVHAEPTTFGLKLALWYEEMKRNLERFRHAANGVQFGKISGAVGTYANIDPHVEASVCQKLGITPAPISTQTLQRDRHAEYMATLALIATSLDKFATEIRALQKSEFREVEEPFAKGQKGSSAMPHKRNPIGCENISGLARVIRGHMISAYENVPLWHERDISHSSVERIILPDATTLLDYMLNRLGNIIKNLTVFPENMKRNMERTYGVPFSGRIMTKLIDKGWSREQAYDTVQPRAMQAWETQRHFRDIIAETPEITSVLSPEEIDDAFNPSWHLKHVDTIFRRLELI from the coding sequence ATGTTGGAACGTTACAGCCGGCCGGAAATGGCCGCGATCTGGACGGAGCAGAACAAGTTTCAAGCTTGGCTCGAGGTGGAGCTGGCGGCGTGCGAGGCGTGGAGCGAGCTCGGCGTCATCCCGAAGGAAGACGTCGAAGCGCTGCGCGCCAACGCGAGCTTCAACATCGATCGCATCTACGAGATCGAGCAGGAGACGCGCCATGACGTCATCGCGTTCACGCGCGCGGTATCCGAGACGGTCGGACCGGAGCGGAAATGGGTGCACTACGGCCTCACGTCGACCGACGTCGTCGATACGGCGCTCGGCTACTTGCTGAAGCAGGCGAACGGCATTCTCGAAGCGGACATCATTCGGTTTATCGACATTCTCAAAGAGCAAGCCGTTCGGTACAAAGACACCGCGATGATGGGCCGCACGCACGGCGTGCACGCGGAGCCGACGACGTTCGGCCTCAAGCTCGCGCTCTGGTACGAAGAGATGAAGCGCAACCTCGAGCGGTTCCGCCATGCGGCGAACGGCGTGCAGTTCGGCAAAATTTCCGGCGCCGTCGGCACGTACGCGAACATCGACCCGCACGTCGAAGCGTCCGTCTGCCAGAAGCTCGGCATTACGCCGGCGCCGATTTCGACGCAGACGCTGCAGCGCGACCGCCACGCCGAATATATGGCGACGCTGGCGCTCATCGCGACTTCGCTCGACAAATTCGCGACGGAAATCCGCGCGCTGCAGAAATCCGAGTTCCGCGAAGTGGAAGAGCCGTTCGCGAAGGGCCAGAAGGGCTCGTCGGCGATGCCGCACAAGCGCAACCCGATCGGCTGCGAGAACATTTCGGGCCTCGCCCGCGTCATCCGCGGCCACATGATTTCCGCATACGAGAACGTGCCGCTGTGGCACGAGCGCGACATCAGCCATTCGTCGGTCGAGCGCATCATCCTGCCGGACGCGACGACGCTGCTCGACTACATGCTGAACCGCCTCGGCAACATCATCAAGAACCTCACGGTGTTCCCGGAGAACATGAAGCGCAACATGGAGCGCACGTACGGCGTGCCGTTCTCCGGCCGCATCATGACGAAGCTGATCGACAAAGGCTGGAGCCGCGAGCAGGCGTACGACACGGTGCAGCCGCGCGCGATGCAGGCGTGGGAGACGCAGCGCCACTTCCGCGACATTATCGCCGAAACGCCGGAAATTACGTCCGTGCTGTCGCCGGAAGAGATCGACGACGCGTTCAACCCGAGCTGGCATCTTAAGCACGTCGACACGATTTTCCGTCGGCTCGAGCTGATCTAA